The nucleotide sequence GGCATCGGCGTCACCTCGACCGGGCACTGCCACCCGGCTGTCGTCAAGGCCGCGCAGGACCAGGTCGCGACGCTGATCCACGGCCAGTACACGACGGTCATGCACCAGCCGCTGCTGAAGCTGGCCGAGCGGCTCGGCGAGGTGCTGCCCGAGGGCATCGACTCGGTCTTCTTCTCCAACTCCGGTTCGGAGGCCGTCGAGGCGTCGGTGCGGCTCGCCCGCCAGGCCACCGGCCGGCCGCTCGTGCTCGCCTTCGACGGCGGGTTCCACGGCCGCACGATGGGTGCGGCCGCACTCACCACCTCCGGCGCCAAGATCCGCGCCGGGATCGGTCCGTTGATGGGCGGCGTGGCGTTCGCGCCGTTCCCGTACGCCTACCGGCACGGCTGGACCGAGGAGCAGGCGGTCGAGTTCGCGCTGACCGAGCTGGACCGGCAGCTGGCGAGCACCGCGCCGGTGTCGGATGTCGCGGCCTTCATCGTGGAGCCGGTGCTCGGCGAGGGTGGCTACGTGCCGACCCCGGCGGCGTTCCTGCAGGGCCTGCGCGAGCGGGCCGACCGGCACGGGATCCTGCTGATCGCCGACGAGGTGCAGACCGGGTTCGGCCGCACCGGCAAGTTCTGGGGACACCAGCACGCCGAGGGCGTCGTCCCGGACATCATCGTCACCGCCAAGGGCCTGGCGTCCGGCTTCCCGCTGTCGGCCATCGCCGCGCCGAAGGCGATCATGGAGAAGGCGTGGCCCGGCTCGCAGGGCGGCACCTACGGCGGCAACGCGGTCGCCTGCGCCGCCGCGCTGGCCACGCTGGACGTGGTGCTCGGTGAGAACCTGGTGGAGAACTCCCGGGTGCAGGGTGAGCGGCTGGTCGCCGGTGTCCGGGATGCGGCGCAGGGCATCGCCGCGATCGGCGACGTCCGCGGCCGCGGCCTGATGGTCGGCATCGAGTTCGTCGACGCGCAGGGCAAGCCGGACGGCGCGACCGCCGCGAAGGTGCACGCCGCCGCGGCCGAGCACGGGCTGTTGCTGCTGACCTGCGGGGTGTACGGCAACGTGGTGCGGATGATCCCGCCGCTGGTCGTCACCGCCGAGCAGGTCGACGAGGGACTGGCGCTCTGGACCAAGGCACTGACCGACGCGCTCTCCTGAGCGCGGGCCCCGGGGGTACGCGAACGGCCCCGCTCACCGGATCCGGTGGGCGGGGCCGTTCGTGTCGCGTGCGCTGTGTGCGGTGCGCCGGCTCAGCGACCGGCCGGGGTGATGTTCAGGCTCATCCCGGCCAGGCCGCGCGACTTCACCACAAGCTGCTTCGCGACCCCGTCGAGGGCCTGTGCGGCCGCGGACTCCGGCTTCCCCAGGACGATCGGGGTGCCGGCGTCGCCGCCCTCGCGCAGCGCCACGTCGAGCGGGATCTGGCCGAGCAGCGGCACCGCGGTGCCGACGATGCGGCTCAGCGAGTCGGCGACGGTCTGCCCGCCGCCGGAGCCGAAGATCTCGGCGCGGGAGCCGTCGGGCATCTCCATCCAGGACATGTTCTCCACGACGCCGGCGAGCCGCTGCCGGGTCTGCGTGGAGATCGCCCCGGCCCGCTCGGCGACCTCGGCGGCGGCCTGCTGCGGGGTGGTGACGACCAGGAGCTCGGCGTTCGGGATCAGCTGCGCGGTCGAGATCGCGACGTCGCCGGTGCCCGGCGGGAGGTCCAGGAGCAGCACGTCCAGGTCGCCCCAGAACACGTCGGCCAGGAACTGCTGCAGTGCCCGGTGCAGCATCGGGCCACGCCACACGACCGGGGTGTTCCCGTCGGTGAACATGCCGATCGAGATGACCTTCACGCCGTGCGACTGCGGCGGCATGATCATGTTGTCGACCTTGGTCGGCCGGTCGGCGGCGCCGATCATGCGCGGCACCGAGTGGCCGTAGATGTCGGCGTCGACCACGCCGACCTTCAGGCCACGGCGGGCCATCGCCGCCGCCAGGTTGACCGTGACCGACGACTTGCCGACGCCGCCCTTGCCGGAGGCCACGCAGTAGACGCGGGTCAGCGACCCGGGCTGGGCGAACGGGATGACCGGCTCGTCGGAGTCGCCGCGCAGCGACCGGCGGAGCTCGGTGCGCTGTTCGTCGTTCATCACGTCGAGCTCGACCTCGACGCGCTCGACGCCGGGGACCTTCGTGACGGCCTCGGTGACCCGCGAGGTGATCGTCTCCCGCATCGGGCAGCCGGCGACGGTCAGGTAGACGCCGACTCGGGCGGTCCCGTCGTCGGTGACGTCGACGCTCTTGACCATCCCCAACTCGGTGATCGGCTTGTGGATCTCCGGGTCCTCGACGGTTCCGAGGGCGGCGTGCACGGCCTCGGAGACGGTGCTGGTGCTGCCGGTGACGGACATGGGCTTCAACGACCTCTTTCCTCTCGCGACACACCCATGCTACGTGGGTGTCCGGAGCGTCCCGCTCGTCTCCTAGCATCATTGTGGTGGACGAGACGGTCGGCGGCGCCCCGGGGCGCGGGAACCCCGGGCGGCGCCCGGCGGGCCCGACCCGCGACGAACTCGAGTCGTGGCGCAGCTTCCTGCGTGCGCACGCCGGGATCACCAAGCTGCTGGAGACCGAGCTGGAGGCCGAGCAGCGGCTGTCGCTGGCCGCCTACGACGTGCTGGTCCAGCTGTCCGAGGCGCCGGAGCACCGGTTGCGGATGACCGAGCTGGCCGACGCGGTCCTGCTGTCCCGATCCGGGGTGACCCGGCTGGTGGACCGGCTGGAGAAGATCGGTCTGGTCGAGCGGGCCAAGGTCGCCGACGACGGACGCGGTGTCACCGCCCGGATGACCGACATCGGCTACCGGCGGCTGCGGATCGCCGCCGTCACGCACATGCGCGGGGTCCGCGAGCACTTCGCCGACCGGCTGGACGCCGCCGACCTCGCCGACCTGGAGCGGGTCGCCCGCAAGCTGATCCCCTAGCCGGCGGCCCCGGCCGGCCGGACCAGCCCTGGCGGGCCCCCAGCCGACCCCGGTCAGCCCCAGCCCCGGTCGCCGCTGGTCCTGCCAGCCCCGCCGGCCCCGGCCCCGGCTGCCGCTGGTTCTGCTCAGCCCTGGCGGCCTCTGCCGGCTCCGGTCTCCGCTGGTCCTGCTCAGGCCCAGGCAGTCCCGGTCTCCGCTGGTCCTGCTCAGCCCCCCGCCGGCCCCGGCCGCCGCCGGCTCTGCTCGGCCCCGGCCGGTGCCGGCCGGTCCTCGTCGGTTCCGGCCGGCCGGTCCTTCCGGTTCCCCCGCCTGCGGTCGCCCCGCCCGGCGGCCGGACCGGTACCCGCGGCGGCCCGCTGCACCGCGTCGTCGATCTTCCCGGACAGTTTCTCCAGCTCGCCGCGCAGGTAGTCGCGGCTGACCGTCTCACCGGCCGCGAGCCGCAGCGCCGCCAGCTCCCGGGCCAGGAACTCGGTGTCGGCCTTGGTCCGCTCGGCCCGGCGGCGGTCCTCGTCCAGCGCGATCCGGTCCCGGTCGTCCTGCCGATTCTGGGCCAGCAGGATCAGCGGCGCTGCGTACGCGGCCTGGGTGGAGAACGCCAGGTTGAGCAGGATGAACGGGTACGGGTCCCAACGGATCTGCCAGGCGATCAGGTTCAGCGCGATCCACACGATGACGATCACGCTCTGGATGGCCAGGAACCGGCCGGTCCCGAGGAACCGGGCGACCCGCTCGGAGAGCCGGGCGAAGCCGTCCGGGTCGACCTCGAACCGCCTGCGGCCGATCCGGGGCTGGTCCAGCCGGCGACCGGTGGTGATCTCAGGCATGCCGGGCCTCCGGTCGTCCGTTCACCGATCCGCGGCCCACCTCGGCCGGGCCGAGATCGCGGTCCCGCCAGCCCTGCGGGAGCAGGTGGTCCAGCACGTCGTCCACGGTGACGGCGCCGAGCAGGTGGTTCTGTGCGTCGACGACCGGCCCGGCGACCAGGTTGTAGGTGGCGAACCAGCGGGTCACCTCGCCGAGCCCGGTCTCCGGACCGATCTGCGACAGCTCGGTGTCCACCATGCCCGCGACCAGCTCGAAGGGGGCCGCGCGCAGCAGCTGCTGGGTGTGCACGCAGCCCAGGTAGCGGCCGGTCGGGGTGGCGGTGGGCGGCCGCACCACGAACACCATCGACGCCAGCGCCGGCGGTATCTCCGGATGCCGGATCCGGGCGAGTGCCTCGGCGACCGTGGCGTCCGGCCCGAGCGTGATCGGCTCCGGCGTCATGAGCCCGCCCGCGGTGTCCCACTCGTAGCGCATCAGCCTGCGCACCGGTTCGGACTCACCGGGTTCCATCAGCCCCAGCAGCCTGCCCGCCTCGTCGTCGGGCAGCTCGCCGAGCAGGTCGGCGGCGTCGTCCGGGCTCATCGCCTCCAGCACGTCGGCGGCCCGGTCGTCGTCGAGATAGGCCAGCAGCTCGCGCTGGTCGGACTCGGACAGCTCCTCGAACACGTCGGCCAGCCGCTCGTCGTCGAGCGCGTCGACGACCTGGTGCTGGCGCTCGTCGGGCAGCCGGGACAGGGCGGCCGCGACGTCGGCCGGGCGCATCGAGTCGAACACCGCGAGCAGCCGGTCCGCTCCCTGCGCCGCCGCGACGTCGAGCCCGGAGACGTTCTCCCAGCCGTGCACGTCGACCCGGGCGCGGCGGGCCAATCGGGTCCGGCGGAACCGCACCGCGACCCGGGTGATCGCCCAGTCCCGGGTGCGGGTCGGCTCGATCGCGACGTCCACCACCACGCCGTCGTCGCCGGAGTCGCGCACGACGACCGGGGAGTTCAGCAGCTCGCCCAGCACCAGCGTCTCGTTCGCCCGCTGGTCGAACGCCCGCAGATTGACCGAGCCGCTGGCCAGCGTGACCGCCGATCCCGCGATGTCGGAGACCCGCAGCATCGGCACGAAGATGCTGCGCCGCGCCGAGAGATCCACCACCAGGCCCAGTACCCGCGGTGGATGGCTGTCGACCCGCAATGACACGACGACGTCGCGGACCTTCCCGATCCGCTCGCCGTCGGGGCCGAACACGGCCAGCCCGGTGAGTCGTGCGACGAACACCCGTGCCGAGGCCATGGCGTCGAGACTAGAGCGGCCCGCCCCGGCGGGCCGGGCGGCGCCCGCGGCGGTGTTGATGCGGCGCTCGCGCCGGTGTTGATGCGGCGCTCGCGCCGGTGGCGATTACGCTCGCGTGACGTGAGCGAGCCGCATCCCGAACCCACCCACCGGCCCGGGCCGGATCCGTTGCGCTACGACATCGTCGACGTCTTCACCGACCGGCCCTACGCGGGCAATCCGCTCGCCGTCGTGCACGGCGCCGAGGCGCTCTCGACGGTCCGGATGCAGGCGATCGCCGCGGAGTTCAACCTCTCCGAGACCGCCTTCCCGCTGCCCCCGACCGGCGACGCCGACGCGGGCGCCGACTACCGGGTGCGGATCTTCACCCCGCGCCGGGAACTGCCCTTCGCCGGGCACCCGAGCGTCGGTACCGCCTGGGTGCTGGCCCGTGACGGGGTGATCGGGCACGGTGAGCGGATCCAGGAGTGCGGTGCCGGGCTGCTCCCGATCCGGGTGGACGGCAGCGGCGCCCGGGTCGAGGGCGGACCGCCCTCGGTCGGCGAGGAAATGGACGCGGCCCTCCTCGCGGCCGCGGTCGGCCTGGGCCCCGACGACGTCGACGGCGCGGCCGCCCCGGGGCTGGCCGGAGCCGGCGTCGAGTACGCGATCCTGCTCGTGCACCCGGGAGCGGTCGCCAGGGCCCGCTCGGACGCCGCCGCGATCGCCGCGCTGCCCGGCGACGTGATCGGCGTACTGGTCGCCGCGGTGGACGCGACCGCCGAGCGGGTGCACGCGCGGATGTTCGCGCCGGCCTCCGGGGTCCCGGAGGACCCGGCCACCGGGTCCGCCGCCGTCGCGCTCGGGGTGTTCCTGGCTGATCGCGGACTGGTGCCCGACGACGGGGAGCACGCGTTCGTCGTCTCCCAGGGCGCGGAGATGGGGCGGCCCTCGACGCTGCACGCGGGCGTGCGCACGGAGGGCGGACGACCCGTCGGGACGTGGGTGGGCGGCACCGTCGCCGGCGTGGCGAGCGGATCCCTGACACCGCCTCCCGAGTCGGACTGACTCGCGGGTAACCCCTTGTGACCACCTGCGGGTGAGAAACCAATCACCTGGACGGGGCGTCCGGCGGGTGCTCGTGCCAGCATCAGCGGGCAGCCCGACTGCCCGCCCGCACCGTCCCCGGTGCGCGTGGGCGAGGACGAACTCGACGAGGAGCCAGCCTGTGAGCACCACCCTCCGCGCCCGCCGGTCCTGCCTGGCAGTGCCCGGGTCGAGCCAGAAGTTCATCGACAAGGCGCGCACGCTGAACTCGGACCAGGTGTTCCTGGATCTGGAGGATGCCTGCGCCCCGCTGGCCAAGCCGGGCGCCCGGAAGACCATCGTCGAGGCGCTGAACGAGGGCGGCTGGGGCGAGAAGATCCGGGTGGTCCGGGTCAACGACTGGACCACCGAGTGGACCTACCGCGACGTGACCGAGGTCGTCGAGGGCGCGGGCGCCAACCTCGACGCGATCATGCTGCCGAAGGTGCAGACCCCCGAGCAGGTCGTCGCGCTCGACCTGCTGCTCACCCAGATCGAGAAGACGATCGGCTACGAGGTCGGGAAGATCGGCATCGAGGCCCAGATCGAGAACGCGCTCGGCCTGACCAACGTGAACGCGATCGCCACCGCCTCGCCGCGGGTCGAGACGATCATCTTCGGCCCGGCCGACTTCATGGCCTCGATCAACATGAAGTCCCTGGTCGTGGGGGAGCAGCCGCCCGGGTACGACGTCGGCGACGCCTACCACCACATCCTCATGTCGATCCTGATGGCCGCCCGCGCGCACGACAAGCAGGCCATCGACGGCCCGTTCCTGCAGATCAAGGACGTCGACGCGTTCCGCAGGGTGGCCGGTCGCTCGGCCGCGCTGGGCTTCGACGGCAAGTGGGTGCTGCACCCCGGCCAGATCGACGCGGCGAACGAGACCTTCTCGCCGGCGCAGAGCGACTACGACCACGCCGAGAACATCCTCGACGCCTACGAGTACTTCACCTCGGAGGCGGGTGGCAAGCGGGGCGCCGCGATGATCGGCGACGAGATGATCGACGAGGCCAGCCGCAAGATGGCGCTGGTCATCTCGGGCAAGGGCCGCGCCGCGGGCATGACCCGCACCGACAAGTGGACCCCGCCGGAGGCGTGAGAACACCCCGGCCACTGACCAGAGACGCTCAGGAGGAACACAGATGGCGCGGCTCGCCCAGACCGCCGGTCTGACCGACATCCAGACCGAGATCCTGTCCACCGTCCGCAGCTTCGTGGACAAGGAGATCATCCCGCACGCGACGGCGCTGGAGCACGCGGACACCTACCCGGCCGACATCGTCGACGGGATGAAGGAGATGGGGCTGTTCGGCCTCATGATCCCGGAGGAGTACGGCGGCCTCGGCGAGTCGCTGCTCACCTACGCCCTGGTGGTCGAGGAGATCGCCCGCGGCTGGATGAGCGTCTCCGGCGTGATCAACACCCACTTCATCGTGGCGTACATGCTCCGCCAGCACGGCACCCAGGCGCAGAAGGAGCACTACCTGCCGCTGATGGCCACCGGCGAGACCCGCGGCTCGTTCTCGATGTCCGAGCCGGACCTGGGCTCCGATGTCGCGGCGATCAAGACCAAGGCGGTCGAGGCGGGCGACGGCACCGGTGACTACGTCATCGACGGCGCCAAGATGTGGCTCACCAACGGCGGCACGTCGAACCTCACCGCGGTGCTCGTCAAGACCGACGAGGGCTCGGAGAAGGCGCACCAGAACCTGACCACGTTCCTGGTCGAGAAGCCCACCGGCTACGGCGAGGTCGCGCCCGGCCTCATCGTCCCCGGCAAGATCGACAAGATGGGCTACAAGGGCGTCGACACCACCGAGATGGTGTTCTCCGGGCACCGGATCTCCGGCGAGCAGATCCTCGGCGGCGCCCGCGGCAAGGGCTTCGCGCACATGATGGACGGCGTCGAGGTCGGCCGGGTGAACGTCGCCGCCCGTGCCTGCGGCATCGCGATCCGGGCCTTCGAACTGGGTGTGGAGTACGCGCAGCAGCGCTCGACCTTCGGCAAGCCGATCGTCAACCACCAGGCGATCGCGTTCAAGATCGCCGAGATGGCCACCAAGGTCGAGGCCGCGCACCTGATGATGGTCAACGCCGCGCGCCTCAAGGACCGCGGCGAGCGCAACGACGTCGAGGCCGGGATGGCCAAGATGCTCGCCTCGGAGTACTGCAAGGAGGTCACCGAGGACTCGTTCCGGATCCACGGCGGCTACGGCTACTCCAAGGAGTACGAGATCGAGCGCCTCATGCGCGAGGCACCGTTCCTGCTCATCGGCGAGGGCACGAGCGAGATCCAGAAGACGATCATCTCCCGCGGTCTGCTGCGCGACTACAAGCTGCGCTGACCCGCGCCGCACGTCACGTGCGCGTCGTGCGCGCACGTGACGTGCGAGACGTCGCTAGTCTCCTCGGGCACACCGGACGGCCGTCGACCGTTGCCCGGTAGCAGTAGCCGAACACCATCTGCGAGGAGAATCGCCATGACCAACCCGTTCGGCGGCCAGGCACGCCCGGCACCGGGCCTGCCGCAGCTGCCCACTCCGCCGACCGGGTGGCCGGTGGGCTCCTACGCCACCTACGAGGAGGCGCAGCGGGCCGTCGACCACCTGGCCGACTCCGACTTCCCGGTCCGCGACGTGACGATCGTCGGCGTCGACCTGATGCTGGTGGAGCGGGTGATCGGCCGGCTCACCTGGGGCCGGGTACTGGGCTCGGGTGCCGCGTCCGGCGCCTGGCTGGGTCTGTTCGTCGGTCTGCTGCTGTCTCTGTTCTCGCCGGACGGCAGCTTCTGGCCGATCGTCGTCGGCCTGGCGTCCGGTGCCGCGTTCGGCATGGTGTTCGCGGCGGTCGGCTACGGCGCCAGCCGCGGCCGGCGGGACTTCCAGTCGGCCAGCCAGATGGTGGCCGGCCGGTACGACGTGCTGTGCGAGCCGCGCAACGCCGAGCAGGCCCGCGAGATGCTCGCCCGGCTGGCGCTGGGCAGCCCCGGCGGTGGTTTCTGACCTGGTAGCGCGATCCCGGCCGCCGTCACCCATCGGGTGACGGCGGTCTCGTTCCTCAAGATCTTCACAAGGCTCTTTCATTTCACGCCGAACTGCTTATAGTGCGCCTCGGACATATCGGGAGGGACGCGCTATGACACAGGTGTCAGGCGGTGGCGCGGCGGGGCAGGAACTCCCGCCGGCTGCGGTGGACGAGGACGTGTTCCTCGCGGAGCGACGCACATGGACGCCGCTCAAGATCGCGATCTGGGCGACGATCGCGCTGCTCGGTGGCCTCGGGTGGGTGATGCTGGCCCTGGTCCGCGGCGAGACGGTGAACGCGATCTGGTTCGTGTTCGCGGCCGTCAGCACCTACCTGATCGCCTACCGCTTCTACTCGACCTACATCGAGCGGAAGCTCCTCAAGCCGGACGACCGGCGGGCCACCCCCGCCGAGTACGCCGAGAACGGCCAGGACTTCGTCCCCACCGACCGGCGGGTGCTCTACGGGCACCACTTCGCCGCGATCGCCGGCGCCGGCCCGCTGGTCGGCCCGGTCCTCGCCGCCCAGATGGGTTACCTGCCGGGCACGATCTGGATCATCGTCGGCGTCATCGTGGCCGGCGCGGTGCAGGACTACCTGGTCCTCTTCTTCTCGATGCGCCGCGGCGGCCGCTCGCTGGGCCAGATGGCCCGCGAGGAGCTCGGCCGGGTCGGCGGCACCGCCGCGCTGGTCGCGACCCTCTCGATCATGATCATCCTGATCGCGGTGCTCACGCTGGTCGTGGTGAACGCGCTCGGCGAGAGCCCGTGGGGCGTCTTCTCCGTGGCGCTGACCATCCCGATCGCCCTGTTCATGGGCGTCTACCTGCGCTTCCTGCGCCCGGGCAAGGTCTCCGAGGTCTCCTGGATCGGCTTCGTGCTGCTGATCGCGGCGATCATCGCCGGCGGCTGGGTCGCCGAGACCGAGTGGGGCCAGGCGCTGTTCACCCTGGACCGGGTGACGATCGCCTGGGGCATCATCATCTACGGCTTCGTCGCCGCGGTCCTCCCGGTCTGGCTGCTGCTCGCGCCGCGCGACTACCTGTCGACCTTCATGAAGATCGGCACGATCGTGCTGCTCGCGGTGGCGATCATCGTGGTCCGCCCGGAGCTGGCGGCACCGGCCTTCAGCGAGTTCGCCGGGCGGGACGACGGTCCGGTCGTCGCCGGGTCGCTGTTCCCGTTCCTGTTCGTGACGATCGCCTGCGGCGCGCTCTCCGGTTTCCACGCGCTGATCTCCTCGGGCACCACCCCGAAGCTGGTCGAGAAGGAGCGGCAGACCCGCTTCATCGGCTACGGCGGCATGCTCATGGAGTCGTTCGTGGCGATCATGGCGCTGGTCGCGGCGCTGTCGATCGACCGCGGGCTGTACTTCGCGATGAACGTCCCGGCCTCGCTCACCGAGGGCACCGTCGAGGGCGCGGCCGCGTTCGTGAACTCGCTGGGCCTGATGAACGTCAACGTGACGCCGGACCAGCTCGCGTCGACCGCGGCGCTGGTCGGCGAGGAGTCGATCGTCTCCCGCACCGGTGGCGCGCCGACCCTGGCGGTCGGGCTGGCGAACATCATGCAGCAGTTCATCGGTGGCCCGGCCATGATGAGCTTCTGGTACCACTTCGCGATCATGTTCGAGGCGCTGTTCATCCTCACCGCGGTGGACGCCGGCACCCGGGTGGCGCGCTTCATGCTGCAGGACGCGATCGGCACCGTCGTCCCGAAGTTCAAGGACACGTCCTGGCGGGTGGGTGCCTGGATCTGCACCGCCTTGATGGTCGGCGGGTGGGGCGCGATCCTGGTGATGGGCGTGACCGATCCACTCGGCGGGATCAACACGTTGTTCCCGCTGTTCGGCATCGCCAACCAGCTGCTCGCCGCGATCGCGCTGGCCGTGTGCCTGGCCCTGGTGGCCCGGCGCGGGCAGGTCAGATATCTGTGGATCATCGCGGTGCCGCTGGCGTTCGCCGCCGTCGTCACGATCACCGCGTCGATGTTCAAGATCTTCTCGCCGAAGCCGGCGATCGGGTACTGGGCGCAGCACTTCGCGTTCCGGGAGGCGATCGCGGCCGGTGAGACGAGCTTCGGCAACGCGGCAACGCCGGAGGCGATGGCCGCCGTCGTCCGGAACACCTTCATCCAGGGCTCGCTGTCGATCCTGTTCGTGTCGCTGGCGATCATCGTGATCGTCGCCGCGGTGCTGTCGGCCTGGCGGTCGATCGCGATCGGCGGGCGTCCCGAGCTGGAGGACCCGGAGATCGCGTCGCGGATCTACGCGCCGTCCGGGCTGATCGCGTCGCCGTCGGAGAAGGAGCTGGAGAAGCGCTGGACCGAGGCGGTCGGCGACCGCGTGCGGGCCGGGCACTGATGGCGGGCGGCGGACGGGTCGAGACCGTGCTGGACGGGCTGCGCGGGCTCGCCTGGTGGTGGCGTGGGGTGATCGGGGCGGACCGCTACGAGCGTTACCTCGACCACCACCGCCGCGCCGGGCACGTCCATCCGCCGATGACCGAGCGGGAGTACTGGCGGGCCCGGACCGAGCACCAGGAGAACAATCCGCAGGGACGGTGCTGCTGATCGGCCCCGGGAGCCGCTGCGCCGCACGGGTGGTGTGAGCGGTCCCGAACGGGGGAGCGGGCCCGGTCGGGTGGGTGGTGAGCCCACCCCGACCGGGCCCGTACCGGTATCGCCCGGGCGCGTCGGGTTCCGGACAGGGTGCCCGCCGGGGCAGGATCACGCCCGTGAACGGTGAGGCGCGGCAGACCGACGAGATCCGCCCGTCCACGGTGCACCGCGCCTACGGGCGCGGCGCTGGCGGATATGACGGGTTCGTCGGCTCCATTCCCAGCTACAAGGCCCATCTGCGGGTCTCGGCATCCCGGATGGGGCTGGGTGACGGGCCGGGCCTGCGGCTGCTCGACATCGGCTGCGGCACCGGGGTGTCCACCGAGGCGTTGCTGACCACGGTGAAGGGCGCCGAGGTGGTCGCGGTCGACGCGTCCGCGGAGATGCTCGCGGTGGCCAGGAAGAAGAACTGGTCGCCCCGGGTCAGCTTCGTGCACTCCAAGCTGGAGACCCTCGCCGAGGTCGGGATCCAGGGCCCGTTCGACGGCATCCTCGCCTCCTACCTGGTCTCCAACCTGCCCGACGCCGAGCACGGCCTGCGCCGGCTGCTGGCGCTGCTCGCGCCCGGCGCACCGCTGGCGGTGCACGACTACGCGGTCGGCGGGACCCGTGGCCGGGTGCGTTGGACGACCGCGGCCTGGACCTATCTCGTCCCGATGGCCGCGATGCGCTGGGGCGTCGCGGATCTCGCCCGCTACCGGGCGAAGCGGATCAGCGGCGCGGGCGGCCCGGAGCAGATGGTGCACCGGATGGAGCGGGCCGGGTTCTCCGACGTCCGGGTGCAGACGGTGGCCGGTCTGCAGCAGCACCTGGTGCACACCTTCCTCGGCAGGCGCCCGGACGAGCCGGACGTGGTGGGGGAGCGGATCGCCCGCTCGTCCGCACTGGCGGCGGCGGGCTGGCGGCCCGCACCGGCCGCGCCGCCCCCGCCGCCGCAGGACGCGGCCGACCCGGAGGACCGGGA is from Pseudonocardia autotrophica and encodes:
- a CDS encoding YbdD/YjiX family protein → MAGGGRVETVLDGLRGLAWWWRGVIGADRYERYLDHHRRAGHVHPPMTEREYWRARTEHQENNPQGRCC
- a CDS encoding carbon starvation CstA family protein; translated protein: MTQVSGGGAAGQELPPAAVDEDVFLAERRTWTPLKIAIWATIALLGGLGWVMLALVRGETVNAIWFVFAAVSTYLIAYRFYSTYIERKLLKPDDRRATPAEYAENGQDFVPTDRRVLYGHHFAAIAGAGPLVGPVLAAQMGYLPGTIWIIVGVIVAGAVQDYLVLFFSMRRGGRSLGQMAREELGRVGGTAALVATLSIMIILIAVLTLVVVNALGESPWGVFSVALTIPIALFMGVYLRFLRPGKVSEVSWIGFVLLIAAIIAGGWVAETEWGQALFTLDRVTIAWGIIIYGFVAAVLPVWLLLAPRDYLSTFMKIGTIVLLAVAIIVVRPELAAPAFSEFAGRDDGPVVAGSLFPFLFVTIACGALSGFHALISSGTTPKLVEKERQTRFIGYGGMLMESFVAIMALVAALSIDRGLYFAMNVPASLTEGTVEGAAAFVNSLGLMNVNVTPDQLASTAALVGEESIVSRTGGAPTLAVGLANIMQQFIGGPAMMSFWYHFAIMFEALFILTAVDAGTRVARFMLQDAIGTVVPKFKDTSWRVGAWICTALMVGGWGAILVMGVTDPLGGINTLFPLFGIANQLLAAIALAVCLALVARRGQVRYLWIIAVPLAFAAVVTITASMFKIFSPKPAIGYWAQHFAFREAIAAGETSFGNAATPEAMAAVVRNTFIQGSLSILFVSLAIIVIVAAVLSAWRSIAIGGRPELEDPEIASRIYAPSGLIASPSEKELEKRWTEAVGDRVRAGH
- a CDS encoding class I SAM-dependent methyltransferase gives rise to the protein MNGEARQTDEIRPSTVHRAYGRGAGGYDGFVGSIPSYKAHLRVSASRMGLGDGPGLRLLDIGCGTGVSTEALLTTVKGAEVVAVDASAEMLAVARKKNWSPRVSFVHSKLETLAEVGIQGPFDGILASYLVSNLPDAEHGLRRLLALLAPGAPLAVHDYAVGGTRGRVRWTTAAWTYLVPMAAMRWGVADLARYRAKRISGAGGPEQMVHRMERAGFSDVRVQTVAGLQQHLVHTFLGRRPDEPDVVGERIARSSALAAAGWRPAPAAPPPPPQDAADPEDREDQLEEGGPEDPGYADELPPEATGDADDLGYADVTAGDADVPGGADVPGGAEVPGGDGGAGGRPGEPDAGRGNGPHGNGSRDADSRDESSRDDEPPTPPAGGPRV